A portion of the Chloroflexaceae bacterium genome contains these proteins:
- a CDS encoding DUF3048 domain-containing protein, with amino-acid sequence MLRTTCRVALVMGLALALLASGAPVAAGATLPRSAAEASIPRGSVTSRPYTVMIDNHPKAYPQTGLNRAAIVFEALAEYGITRYMAVYFPGITPDLATIGPVRSARAYFVEWARGLRGVYVHAGGAPDALTMAATSVEIVDMDALKNDASAAFVRSADRLAPHNLYTSSARIAAFLDQRRANQPDLREIGFRIKSDRPATTPRAQRISYYFIYPESYVSWRYDRTTNSYLYFRQQRPHVDAATGEQLRFKNIVVLEVPERPIPGDPKQRIQQDVIGQGPARVFFDGRMIEATWRKGAGFAQLQLFDRYDRELPFNSGPIWFAAIPSLTNLTVE; translated from the coding sequence ATGCTCAGAACCACGTGTCGCGTCGCCCTGGTGATGGGCCTGGCGCTTGCCCTTCTCGCCAGCGGAGCGCCTGTCGCCGCCGGCGCCACGCTGCCTCGCAGCGCAGCGGAGGCTTCCATTCCGCGTGGCAGCGTTACCAGCCGGCCCTACACGGTGATGATTGACAATCACCCGAAAGCCTATCCCCAGACGGGCCTTAACCGGGCGGCCATCGTCTTCGAGGCTCTCGCCGAGTACGGCATCACCCGCTACATGGCGGTCTATTTCCCCGGCATCACTCCGGATCTGGCGACCATCGGGCCAGTGCGCAGCGCTCGCGCCTACTTCGTCGAATGGGCCAGGGGGCTGCGCGGGGTCTATGTGCATGCTGGCGGCGCCCCCGACGCGCTGACCATGGCCGCAACTTCGGTCGAGATTGTGGATATGGACGCGCTGAAAAATGATGCCAGCGCCGCCTTCGTGCGCAGCGCCGATCGTCTTGCGCCCCACAATCTCTACACCTCCAGCGCCCGTATTGCCGCCTTCCTCGATCAGCGTCGGGCCAATCAGCCTGATCTGCGCGAGATTGGCTTTCGTATTAAAAGCGACCGTCCCGCCACCACTCCTCGCGCCCAGCGCATCAGCTACTACTTCATTTACCCCGAGTCCTACGTGAGCTGGCGCTATGACCGGACCACGAACAGCTATCTCTACTTCCGCCAGCAGCGCCCGCACGTGGACGCCGCCACCGGCGAGCAACTGCGCTTCAAGAACATTGTGGTGCTCGAAGTGCCCGAGCGCCCTATTCCTGGCGATCCCAAACAACGCATTCAACAAGATGTGATCGGTCAGGGGCCGGCGCGGGTGTTCTTCGACGGGCGGATGATCGAGGCTACCTGGCGCAAAGGCGCCGGCTTCGCCCAGTTGCAACTCTTCGATCGCTACGACCGGGAGCTGCCTTTCAATAGCGGGCCGATCTGGTTCGCAGCTATTCCATCGTTGACGAATCTTACTGTGGAATGA
- a CDS encoding phosphoglycerate kinase yields the protein MNKKTIRDVEWAGKRALVRVDFNVPQDEAGNVTDDTRIRAALPTIRYLLEHGANGVVLMSHLGRPKGKVDPKYSMRPVVERLFELLPEAQEVRKTEAITGPAAEAAAADLKPGIVLMLENTRFDPREEKNDPAMAAELARLGDVFVNDAFGAAHRANASTEGVAHFLPAVAGFLMEKELEFIGGALENPRHPFVTIIGGAKISDKIGVIENLLGKVDALLIGGGMANTFLLAQGKAVGDSLVEPDSLDVARDLIAKAQAANVRLLLPVDAVIADAFSADAQTRVVSVDAVPEGWRILDIGPETVKLYSDQIGQAQLVIWNGPMGVFEMTSFAAGTYAIAQAMAAASERGATTIVGGGDSVAAVEQAGLAEKMSHVSTGGGASLELLEGKVLPGVAALQDK from the coding sequence ATGAACAAAAAGACCATCCGCGACGTCGAGTGGGCCGGCAAGCGCGCGCTGGTGCGCGTTGATTTCAACGTGCCGCAGGACGAGGCGGGTAACGTCACCGACGATACCCGCATTCGCGCCGCGCTGCCGACGATTCGGTACCTCCTGGAGCATGGCGCCAACGGTGTGGTGCTCATGTCGCACCTGGGCCGCCCGAAGGGCAAAGTGGACCCCAAGTACAGCATGCGCCCCGTCGTCGAGCGGCTCTTCGAGTTGCTCCCCGAGGCGCAAGAGGTGCGCAAGACCGAGGCGATCACCGGTCCTGCCGCCGAGGCCGCCGCGGCTGATCTCAAGCCCGGGATCGTCTTGATGCTCGAGAATACGCGCTTCGACCCCCGTGAGGAGAAGAACGACCCGGCAATGGCCGCCGAACTCGCCCGCCTCGGCGATGTCTTCGTCAATGACGCCTTCGGCGCGGCCCACCGCGCCAATGCCTCCACCGAGGGCGTGGCCCACTTCCTGCCGGCCGTCGCCGGCTTCCTGATGGAGAAGGAACTGGAGTTCATCGGCGGGGCGCTGGAGAACCCCAGACATCCCTTCGTGACCATCATCGGCGGAGCCAAGATCAGTGACAAGATCGGCGTGATTGAGAACCTCCTCGGCAAGGTGGACGCGTTGCTCATCGGCGGCGGCATGGCCAATACCTTCCTCCTGGCGCAGGGCAAAGCCGTGGGCGACTCGCTGGTGGAGCCGGATAGCCTCGACGTGGCTCGCGACTTGATCGCCAAGGCCCAGGCGGCCAATGTGCGCCTGTTGCTGCCGGTAGACGCGGTGATCGCTGATGCCTTCAGCGCCGATGCGCAGACGCGCGTGGTCAGCGTAGACGCCGTGCCTGAGGGCTGGCGCATTCTCGATATCGGCCCCGAAACGGTGAAGCTCTACAGCGATCAGATCGGCCAGGCGCAACTGGTGATCTGGAACGGGCCGATGGGCGTGTTCGAGATGACTTCCTTCGCCGCCGGCACCTATGCCATCGCCCAGGCCATGGCCGCCGCCTCCGAGCGCGGCGCGACCACAATTGTGGGCGGCGGCGACTCGGTGGCCGCTGTGGAACAGGCCGGCCTGGCCGAGAAGATGTCCCACGTTTCGACCGGTGGCGGGGCCTCCCTCGAACTGCTCGAAGGCAAGGTGCTGCCCGGCGTGGCTGCGCTCCAGGATAAGTGA
- the fusA gene encoding elongation factor G, with protein MRPYGPERIHNIGIFGHLGSGKTTLAEAMLMTAHAIPRMGRVEDGSTVSDYDPDEHRRGMSVSLSVLPLEWHDDKINLIDTPGFADFAGDIAAAMRVVDGAVIVLDAAAGVEVGTEMVWEMAVQQKVPRILFVNKLDRDNANFYRVIEQARERLDAAVIPMQIPIGAGKEFKGIISLRQQRAWMISPKHNGDFIEADVPAELDAVMHEWRTALIDRIAATNDELIERYLEGGEDALTREELLLGLRTGIADGSIVPVFCGSALEVAGIQQLLNGIVDSIPAAARQEVAATDLASGELITLRPAADEPVTALVFKTIADTYGKISYFRVYSGQVRANSTLVNSRTRKEERVGHVYSVFGKEQRDVESIGPGDIGMITKLAETSTNDTLCAPGRLLQLEPIAFPAPAFIATVKPRSRADLDKLSSALGRMVEEDPTLVVSRDPQTGETLLAGLGESHLQIVAERMKRKFDVNIDIDLPRVPYREAIRGRAEAQYRHKKQTGGAGQFADVALRVEPLEPDPNREDPLEFVNEIVGGVISKGFMPAIEKGVREAMAEGLLSGSPITNVRVAVFDGKEHPVDSKEIAFKIAGKEAFKLAAQKAGVYIMEPIYTLEIVVPDQYAGDVMSDMSSRRGRVLGMMPASNGRTVISAQAPLAEVQRYVTDLRALTQARGRFSMRFSHYEEVPGHLVDAIIAQHKKEVEAANAH; from the coding sequence ATGCGACCGTACGGACCGGAAAGGATACACAACATCGGCATATTTGGTCACCTCGGCAGCGGGAAGACAACGCTGGCCGAGGCGATGCTGATGACCGCACACGCCATCCCGCGCATGGGGCGCGTCGAAGATGGGTCAACCGTGAGCGATTATGACCCCGACGAGCACCGGCGCGGGATGTCCGTTTCCCTCTCCGTGCTCCCCCTCGAGTGGCATGATGACAAGATCAATCTGATTGACACTCCCGGCTTCGCCGATTTTGCCGGTGACATCGCCGCGGCGATGCGCGTGGTGGATGGCGCCGTGATTGTGCTTGACGCCGCCGCGGGCGTCGAAGTCGGCACCGAGATGGTCTGGGAGATGGCCGTTCAGCAGAAGGTGCCGCGCATCTTGTTTGTCAACAAGCTTGACCGCGATAATGCGAATTTCTACCGGGTGATCGAGCAGGCCCGCGAGCGCCTCGACGCCGCGGTGATCCCGATGCAGATCCCCATCGGCGCGGGCAAGGAGTTTAAGGGCATCATCTCCCTGCGGCAACAGCGCGCCTGGATGATCTCGCCCAAACACAATGGCGACTTCATCGAGGCGGACGTGCCTGCCGAACTCGACGCCGTGATGCACGAGTGGCGCACCGCGCTGATTGACCGCATCGCCGCCACCAATGATGAGTTGATCGAGCGCTACCTGGAGGGCGGCGAGGACGCCCTGACCCGCGAGGAGTTGCTGCTCGGCCTCCGCACCGGCATCGCCGACGGCTCGATTGTGCCCGTCTTCTGCGGCTCGGCCCTGGAAGTGGCCGGCATCCAGCAGTTGCTCAATGGCATCGTGGATAGCATCCCCGCCGCTGCGCGCCAGGAGGTGGCGGCCACCGACCTGGCCAGCGGCGAGCTGATCACCCTGCGCCCCGCCGCCGATGAGCCGGTGACGGCCCTGGTCTTCAAGACCATCGCCGACACCTACGGCAAGATCAGCTACTTCCGCGTTTACTCCGGCCAGGTGCGGGCCAACTCGACCCTGGTGAACAGCCGCACCCGCAAGGAAGAGCGCGTCGGCCACGTCTACAGCGTCTTCGGCAAGGAGCAGCGCGACGTGGAGAGCATCGGCCCCGGCGATATCGGCATGATCACCAAACTCGCCGAAACCTCCACCAACGACACCCTCTGCGCCCCGGGCCGCCTCCTGCAACTGGAGCCGATCGCCTTCCCTGCCCCGGCGTTCATCGCCACGGTCAAACCGCGCAGCCGCGCCGACCTCGATAAGCTCAGCAGCGCCCTGGGCCGCATGGTCGAGGAGGACCCCACCCTGGTCGTCTCCCGCGACCCGCAAACGGGCGAGACCCTGCTCGCCGGGCTGGGCGAGAGCCACCTGCAGATCGTCGCCGAGCGCATGAAGCGCAAGTTCGACGTGAATATTGACATTGACCTGCCGCGGGTGCCCTACCGCGAGGCCATCCGTGGCCGGGCCGAGGCCCAGTATCGCCACAAGAAGCAGACCGGCGGCGCCGGGCAGTTCGCCGACGTGGCGCTGCGGGTCGAGCCGCTGGAGCCTGACCCCAACCGCGAGGACCCGCTGGAGTTTGTCAATGAGATTGTTGGCGGGGTAATCTCAAAGGGCTTCATGCCGGCCATCGAGAAGGGCGTGCGCGAGGCTATGGCCGAGGGCCTGCTCTCGGGCAGTCCGATCACCAATGTGCGCGTGGCGGTCTTCGACGGCAAGGAGCATCCGGTTGACTCGAAGGAAATCGCCTTCAAGATCGCCGGCAAGGAAGCCTTCAAGCTGGCTGCCCAGAAGGCCGGGGTGTACATCATGGAACCCATCTACACCCTGGAGATCGTCGTGCCCGATCAGTACGCTGGCGACGTGATGAGCGATATGAGCTCGCGGCGCGGGCGCGTGCTCGGCATGATGCCCGCCAGTAACGGCCGCACGGTGATCAGCGCCCAGGCCCCCCTCGCCGAGGTGCAGCGCTACGTCACCGACCTTCGCGCGCTGACGCAGGCCCGCGGGCGCTTCTCGATGCGTTTCTCGCACTACGAGGAGGTGCCCGGCCACCTGGTTGACGCGATCATCGCCCAGCACAAGAAAGAAGTCGAAGCCGCCAACGCCCATTGA
- a CDS encoding peptidylprolyl isomerase: MQIDVTKTYRVTMETNKGTIELELYPQYAPMTVNNFVFLANQGFYDGVVFHRVIKDFVIQGGDPTGTGAGGPGYRFRDETMGNPLTHERGVISMANAGPNTNGSQFFIVYQPQPHLNGKHTVFGRVISGMEEVCDKIVQGDRMIKVTATAV, from the coding sequence ATGCAGATTGACGTCACCAAGACGTACCGCGTTACGATGGAGACCAATAAGGGCACCATCGAACTCGAGTTATATCCCCAGTACGCTCCGATGACGGTAAACAACTTCGTCTTCCTCGCCAACCAGGGCTTCTACGATGGCGTGGTCTTCCATCGCGTCATCAAGGATTTCGTCATCCAGGGCGGTGATCCTACCGGCACCGGCGCCGGCGGTCCCGGCTACCGCTTCCGTGATGAGACGATGGGCAACCCCCTCACCCACGAACGCGGCGTCATCTCCATGGCCAATGCCGGCCCAAACACGAACGGCAGCCAGTTCTTCATCGTCTACCAGCCGCAACCCCATCTGAACGGCAAGCATACCGTCTTCGGGCGCGTGATCAGCGGTATGGAGGAGGTGTGCGACAAGATCGTGCAGGGCGATCGCATGATCAAGGTCACCGCCACGGCAGTGTAG
- a CDS encoding amidohydrolase family protein, translating to MIGDAFVFDCVCHVFNFDKRNAFGKPGEMFIDHLYAFHQVLNAPGERTLTPEEYMREWSVEEIARMVFDESPTDMIVAQPLPLTDLFKDGLSKWEKCAEFARRYPDRAVFWGTINPLEGKKALDLMEIQVKEFGARGFKLYNVRYDYGQPFPWRMDDPRVAFPVFEKALELGVNLIGVHKGVPLGPQPIEHTQTWDMDGAAANFPDINFVIFHVGLPFIDEVCWQLVRYPNLYASIAATVNFVVRSPRVFAENMAKLLFWCGEDKIIYGGETPIWHPRGALKAFWEFELPEDIVQGYGCGQLTRQAKKKILGENLLRLHGMDPQATRARLGLAA from the coding sequence ATGATCGGCGATGCCTTCGTATTCGATTGCGTGTGCCACGTGTTCAACTTCGACAAGCGGAATGCCTTTGGCAAGCCTGGCGAGATGTTCATTGACCATCTCTACGCCTTTCACCAGGTGCTGAACGCCCCCGGCGAGCGCACGCTCACCCCTGAAGAGTACATGCGCGAGTGGAGTGTTGAAGAGATCGCGCGCATGGTCTTTGATGAGAGTCCCACCGATATGATCGTGGCCCAGCCGCTCCCCCTCACCGATCTCTTCAAGGATGGCCTCTCAAAGTGGGAGAAGTGCGCCGAGTTTGCCCGACGCTACCCCGATCGGGCCGTCTTCTGGGGGACGATCAACCCGCTGGAGGGCAAAAAGGCCCTGGATCTGATGGAGATCCAGGTCAAGGAGTTCGGCGCCAGAGGGTTCAAACTGTACAACGTGCGCTACGACTACGGCCAGCCCTTCCCCTGGCGCATGGACGATCCCCGCGTCGCTTTCCCGGTGTTTGAGAAGGCGCTTGAACTCGGCGTGAACCTGATCGGCGTCCACAAGGGCGTGCCCCTTGGCCCCCAGCCCATCGAGCATACCCAGACGTGGGATATGGACGGCGCTGCGGCGAACTTCCCCGACATCAACTTTGTCATCTTCCACGTAGGCCTGCCGTTCATTGATGAGGTGTGCTGGCAACTGGTGCGCTACCCCAACCTCTATGCCTCCATCGCCGCCACCGTTAACTTTGTCGTTCGCTCGCCCCGCGTCTTCGCTGAAAACATGGCCAAGCTGCTCTTCTGGTGCGGCGAAGATAAGATCATCTACGGCGGCGAAACGCCGATCTGGCACCCCCGCGGCGCCCTGAAGGCGTTCTGGGAGTTTGAACTGCCGGAGGATATCGTGCAGGGCTACGGCTGCGGCCAGCTTACCAGGCAGGCCAAGAAGAAGATCCTCGGCGAGAACTTGCTGCGCCTGCACGGAATGGATCCGCAGGCCACCAGGGCACGCCTCGGTCTCGCGGCGTAG
- a CDS encoding metal-sulfur cluster assembly factor yields MTVFAHPAPDLSEVMEALGRCYDPCCREKEVSVVDMGLVERVCIAGSQVDVDLVLTTGWCPFSMHMLTMIEEEVGKLPGVEQVRVNFTWDVPWSPERLSESARAKLRLPLEKLLPLREARLARERASGQEGDQR; encoded by the coding sequence GTGACCGTGTTTGCCCATCCAGCGCCGGACCTGTCTGAAGTGATGGAGGCCCTTGGACGCTGCTACGACCCCTGCTGCCGCGAGAAAGAGGTAAGCGTCGTTGACATGGGCCTGGTCGAGCGGGTGTGTATTGCCGGCTCGCAGGTGGATGTCGATCTTGTCCTCACCACTGGCTGGTGCCCCTTCTCAATGCACATGCTCACCATGATCGAAGAAGAGGTCGGCAAGCTGCCCGGAGTCGAGCAGGTGCGGGTCAACTTCACGTGGGATGTGCCCTGGTCGCCGGAGCGCCTCTCGGAGAGCGCCCGCGCGAAACTTCGCTTGCCTCTGGAGAAACTTCTGCCGCTCCGCGAGGCTCGCCTCGCCCGTGAGCGTGCGTCGGGTCAGGAAGGAGATCAACGATGA
- a CDS encoding phosphoribulokinase, whose product MQQRPVILAVVGDSAAGKTTLSTGIAAILGPDRVTTLSLDDYHRYSRSERERRCLTPLHPDCNHIDLMEEHLHCLARGQSIVKPVYNHATGEVDGRQRLDPAPFIIAEGLLGLATPRLREPYHVKVFLDPPEELRERWKIQRDCVLRGYTPEQVRAEIARSRADSVEFIQPQRGWADIVVRFYPNGEVSDGHLNVRLVLRPTLTYPDLGPVLARQIQPPALRLRVGRDEGRLTEIFEIDGSISAAQAAAVEEVIWSNLPGLSYLRPEQIGLYLQGRELCQSHALGLVQLLIAYQLLLRAGLSD is encoded by the coding sequence ATGCAACAGCGGCCCGTTATCCTGGCAGTAGTCGGCGACAGCGCGGCGGGCAAAACGACGCTGAGCACCGGCATTGCCGCCATTCTCGGGCCCGACCGGGTTACGACGCTCAGCCTCGATGATTACCACCGCTACAGCCGGTCGGAGCGGGAACGCCGCTGCCTGACGCCCCTGCATCCCGATTGCAACCATATTGACCTGATGGAGGAGCACCTCCACTGCCTGGCCCGCGGTCAATCCATCGTCAAACCGGTATACAACCATGCCACCGGCGAAGTTGACGGGCGTCAGCGGCTGGACCCGGCGCCCTTTATTATCGCCGAGGGATTGCTGGGCCTGGCGACCCCCCGCCTGCGCGAACCGTACCACGTCAAGGTCTTTCTCGATCCTCCCGAAGAATTACGCGAACGCTGGAAGATCCAGCGCGACTGCGTGCTGCGCGGCTACACCCCCGAGCAGGTGCGCGCCGAGATCGCCCGCAGCCGCGCCGACTCGGTCGAGTTCATCCAGCCCCAGCGGGGCTGGGCCGACATCGTGGTGCGCTTCTATCCCAACGGCGAAGTTTCCGATGGTCACCTCAACGTGCGCCTGGTGCTCCGTCCCACGCTGACCTACCCCGACCTTGGGCCCGTCCTGGCGCGGCAGATCCAGCCCCCGGCCCTGCGACTGCGGGTTGGGCGCGACGAAGGGCGGCTCACCGAGATCTTCGAGATCGACGGGTCCATCAGCGCCGCCCAGGCCGCCGCCGTCGAAGAGGTCATCTGGTCCAATCTCCCCGGTCTCAGCTACCTGCGTCCCGAACAGATCGGCCTGTACCTCCAGGGCCGCGAGCTGTGCCAGAGCCACGCCCTCGGCCTGGTGCAACTGCTGATCGCCTACCAGCTCCTCCTGCGCGCGGGCCTCTCCGACTAG
- a CDS encoding sugar phosphate isomerase/epimerase, whose translation MQLGIWIDIRPEQDAPRLFEQVAELGFGTVQAHFPAGCDAALARRVRRAAAGSGVEIVAVSGYANPLRPADAPMGFTQAALADLIARLPALDSRRVVTWSGTYAPNLLEEHPENQSAAAWDALRRAVDDLFPLLDASDAILVFEPFFTHVLDAPERIVAFCEEIGSPYVRVVLDPPNLLTPGMWQRQSELLPPLIAALAPYTSLVHLKDMRLRGAALDLPGPGEGVLDYPTFLGALVRAEISAPLVIEHVALERAARARRFVLEQLRSAAAPAL comes from the coding sequence ATGCAACTCGGCATCTGGATTGACATTCGCCCGGAGCAGGACGCGCCGCGCCTCTTTGAGCAGGTGGCCGAGCTAGGCTTCGGGACGGTGCAGGCGCACTTCCCTGCCGGCTGCGACGCCGCCCTGGCCCGGCGCGTGCGTCGGGCTGCCGCCGGGAGCGGCGTCGAGATCGTCGCCGTTTCGGGCTACGCCAACCCGTTGCGGCCCGCCGACGCGCCGATGGGCTTCACCCAGGCGGCGCTGGCCGACCTGATCGCCCGGCTGCCCGCCCTCGACTCCCGGCGCGTCGTCACCTGGAGCGGCACCTACGCCCCGAACCTGCTGGAAGAACATCCTGAAAACCAGAGCGCGGCCGCCTGGGATGCCCTGCGCCGCGCGGTAGACGACCTCTTTCCGCTCCTCGACGCCAGTGACGCCATTCTGGTCTTCGAGCCGTTCTTCACCCACGTCCTCGATGCGCCCGAACGGATCGTGGCCTTTTGTGAAGAAATCGGCTCACCCTATGTGCGGGTGGTGCTCGATCCGCCCAACCTCCTGACCCCCGGCATGTGGCAGCGGCAGAGCGAGTTGCTGCCCCCCCTCATCGCCGCCCTCGCCCCGTATACCAGCCTGGTCCACCTCAAAGACATGCGCCTGCGGGGCGCGGCTCTCGATCTGCCCGGCCCGGGCGAAGGCGTGCTGGACTATCCCACCTTTCTGGGCGCGCTCGTCCGCGCCGAGATCAGCGCGCCGCTGGTGATCGAGCACGTCGCGCTCGAGCGAGCCGCCCGCGCCCGCCGCTTCGTGCTTGAGCAGCTTCGCTCGGCTGCGGCGCCGGCTCTCTGA
- a CDS encoding Gfo/Idh/MocA family oxidoreductase, translated as MQDPLRMIVVGTGVMGRAWLETLRADPRWTIAALVDSAPDKLNAAGDAFGIPEERRFGNADAAFELTPADAVLVVTPPETHRAISVAALNRGLPVFCEKPLASSLTDGVAVLRAARQSGTPLMVGQGRRWLPHIVALRDAVHRGLIGEPGYITCQFRVPFRFGGWRDSMPEVLIEDLAIHHFDTIRFISGRNGQRVFAHSFRPAWSWFRGNSCAMVDLLLEGDIPVSYFGSWVARGPRSSWDGELIVAGSDGALLLREDETVWFYPGESDTPRPLETPRLEPVGLARGLDIFTRALWGEAAPEPDAEDNIHSLALTSAAVASSRTGLRVDVGAHLRAAGWSPARLRPGRNGALPRE; from the coding sequence ATGCAAGACCCGCTACGGATGATTGTCGTCGGGACGGGGGTGATGGGCCGCGCCTGGCTGGAGACGCTCCGCGCCGATCCGCGCTGGACCATCGCCGCCCTGGTTGACAGCGCGCCCGATAAGCTCAACGCCGCTGGCGACGCCTTCGGCATTCCCGAGGAACGGCGCTTCGGCAACGCCGACGCCGCCTTTGAACTGACGCCGGCCGACGCCGTGCTGGTGGTCACGCCGCCCGAGACCCACCGCGCCATCAGCGTGGCGGCATTGAACCGCGGCCTGCCGGTGTTCTGCGAAAAACCCCTGGCCTCCAGCCTGACCGACGGCGTGGCCGTGCTCCGTGCCGCCCGGCAAAGCGGGACGCCGCTGATGGTCGGCCAGGGGCGTCGCTGGCTGCCCCACATTGTCGCCCTGCGCGATGCAGTGCACCGGGGCTTGATCGGCGAACCGGGCTACATCACCTGCCAGTTCCGCGTTCCTTTCCGCTTCGGCGGCTGGCGCGACAGCATGCCCGAAGTGCTGATCGAAGATCTCGCCATCCATCACTTCGACACCATCCGTTTTATCTCCGGACGCAACGGGCAGCGCGTCTTCGCCCACAGCTTCCGCCCCGCCTGGAGCTGGTTTCGCGGCAACTCCTGCGCCATGGTGGACCTGCTGCTGGAGGGAGACATCCCGGTCAGTTACTTCGGGAGCTGGGTGGCTCGCGGCCCGCGCAGTTCGTGGGACGGCGAGTTGATCGTCGCGGGTTCAGATGGGGCCTTGCTGCTGCGTGAGGACGAAACGGTCTGGTTCTACCCGGGCGAAAGCGACACCCCGCGCCCGCTGGAGACGCCGCGCCTCGAACCGGTGGGCCTGGCCCGGGGCCTCGACATCTTCACCCGCGCCCTCTGGGGCGAGGCGGCCCCTGAACCCGACGCCGAAGACAATATCCACAGCCTGGCCCTCACCTCGGCGGCGGTGGCCTCCTCGCGCACCGGCCTGCGCGTGGACGTCGGCGCCCATCTGCGGGCGGCGGGCTGGTCGCCGGCGCGGCTGCGCCCGGGACGGAACGGCGCGTTACCTCGCGAGTGA